A window from Cygnus olor isolate bCygOlo1 chromosome 13, bCygOlo1.pri.v2, whole genome shotgun sequence encodes these proteins:
- the DRP2 gene encoding dystrophin-related protein 2 isoform X1 — MQPLVMQEWPYVLPPCPEWHGAAPARHSGAAHPLPQVKGSQDGAGPSCVSPRAPSSVAGPQNPLEMNLCWNEIKKKSHSLRARLEAFSDHSGKLQVPLQEIIDWLGQKDEELSAQLPLRGDVLLVQQEKETHAAFMEEVKSRGPYIYSVLESAQAFLSQHPFEELEEPNSEIKDVSPRHRIQNISRFVWKQANVASELWEKLTARCVDQHRHIERTLEQLLEIKGAMEELSTMLDQAESVRETWEPIGDLFIDSLPEHIQSTKLFKDELSPMKDGVKVVNDLAHQLAISDVHLSMENSRTLEHINTRWKQLQASINERLKQLQDAHRDFGPGSQHFLSSSVQVPWERAISPNKVPYYINHQAQTTCWDHPKMTELYQTLADLNNIKFSAYRTAMKLRRVQKALRLDMVTLATALEIFNEHDLQPSDRAMDVVEVIHCLTALYERLEEERGILVNVPLCVDMSLNWLLNVFDSGRSGKMRALSFKTGIACLCGTEVKEKFQYLFSQVANAGGLCDQRHLGVLLHEAIQVPRQLGEVAAFGGSNVEPSIRSCFRFSHGKSAIEASQFLEWANLEPQSMVWLAVLHRVTMAEQVKHQTKCSVCRQCPIKGFRYRSLKQFNVDICQTCFLTGRASKGNKLHYPIMEYYTPTTSSENMRDFATTLKNKFRSKQYFSKHPQRGYLPVQSVLEADFSETPASSPMLPHADTHSRIEHFASRLAEMENQNCSFFSDSLSPDDSLDEDQYLLRHSSPITDREPAGSQQVPGSLPMDDKGELERILAHLEDENRILQGELRRLKWQHDEAVESPTLATGSPELVQDPRNDELLAEARILRQHKSRLETRMQILEDHNKQLESQLHRLRELLLQPPAESDGNGSAASSLASSPHQSEGSQAKEKEHDTPDTETADEVEAKTQEVSVCLEDIMEKLRSAFPSSRAPTAKSAAVAVLQALARMRRSSPTCKDRRPELRRGQSS, encoded by the exons ATGCAGCCCCTGGTGATGCAGGAATGGCCTTACGTCCTCCCACCATGTCCTGAGTGGCACGGCGCGGCCCCGGCGCGGCACAGCGGCGCTGCCCACCCGCTGCCTCAG GTTAAAGGCTCTCAGGATGGCGCAGGACCTTCGTGTGTAAGCCCCCGGGCTCCCAGCAGTGTTGCTGGGCCCCAGAACCCTCTGGAGATGAATCTTTGTTGGAACGAGATCAAAAAGAAATCCCACAGCCTTCG GGCTCGGCTGGAGGCCTTCTCCGACCACAGCGGGAAGCTGCAGGTGCCCCTGCAGGAGATCATCGACTGGCTGGGGCAGAAGGATGAGGAGCTGTCGGCGCAGCTGCCTCTGCGCGGGGACGTCCTGCTGgtgcagcaggagaaggagacGCACGCG GCTTTCATGGAAGAAGTGAAGTCCCGGGGGCCATATATTTACTCTGTCCTGGAGTCAGCACAGGCTTTCCTTTCCCAGCATCCGTTTGAGGAACTGGAAGAGCCAAATTCAGAAATCAAAG ATGTCTCTCCCCGGCACCGCATCCAGAACATCAGCCGCTTTGTCTGGAAGCAGGCGAACGTGGCCAGCGAGCTGTGGGAGAAGCTCACGGCCCGCTGCGTGGACCAGCACCGGCACATCGAGCGGAcgctggagcagctgctggagatCAAAGGGGCCATGGAGGAGCTCAGCACGATGCTGGACCAGGCTGAAAGCGTGCGTGAGACCTGGGAGCCCATCGGGGACCTCTTCATCGACTCCTTGCCAGAGCACATCCAGTCGACCAAG ctcttcaaggaCGAGCTCTCTCCCATGAAGGACGGGGTGAAAGTGGTCAATGACCTGGCACACCAGCTCGCCATCTCGGATGTCCACCTGTCCATGGAGAACTCCCGCACTCTGGAGCACATCAACACGCgctggaagcagctgcag GCCTCCATAAACGAACGCCTGAAGCAGCTCCAAGATGCCCACCGGGACTTCGGGCCGGGCTCCCAGCACTTCCTCTCCT CCTCGGTCCAGGTGCCCTGGGAGCGAGCCATCTCCCCCAACAAAGTGCCGTACTACATCAA ccacCAGGCCCAGACAACGTGCTGGGACCACCCCAAGATGACGGAGCTGTACCAGACGCTGG CGGATTTGAACAACATCAAGTTCTCGGCGTATCGGACGGCTATGAAGCTGCGGCGGGTGCAAAAAGCCCTGCGAT TGGACATGGTGACCCTGGCCACAGCCCTGGAAATCTTCAACGAGCACGACCTGCAGCCCAGCGACCGGGCTATGGACGTGGTGGAGGTGATCCACTGCCTGACCGCCCTCTACgagaggctggaggaggagcgGGGCATCCTGGTGAACGTGCCGCTCTGCGTCGACATGAGCCTCAACTGGCTGCTCAACGTCTTTGACAG CGGCCGCAGCGGGAAGATGAGGGCTCTCTCCTTCAAGACGGGCATTGCATGTCTGTGCGGGACGGAGGTCAAGGAGAAGTTCCAGT ACCTCTTCAGCCAAGTGGCGAACGCCGGGGGCCTGTGCGACCAGCGGCACCTGGGTGTCCTGCTCCACGAGGCCATCCAGGTCCCGCGCCAGCTGGGGGAGGTGGCGGCCTTCGGGGGCAGCAACGTGGAGCCCAGCATCCGCAGCTGCTTCCGATTC AGCCACGGCAAGTCTGCCATCGAGGCGTCCCAGTTCCTGGAGTGGGCCAACCTGGAGCCGCAGTCCATGGTGTGGCTGGCCGTGCTGCACCGCGTCACCATGGCCGAGCAGGTGAAGCACCAGACCAAGTGCTCCGTCTGCCGGCAGTGCCCCATCAAGGGCTTCAG GTATCGGAGCCTGAAGCAGTTCAACGTGGATATCTGCCAGACCTGCTTCCTCACCGGGCGAGCCAGCAAGGGCAACAAGCTGCACTACCCCATCATGGAGTACTACACCCCG ACCACCTCCAGCGAGAACATGCGGGACTTTGCCACCACGCTGAAGAACAAGTTTCGCTCCAAGCAGTACTTCAGCAAGCACCCGCAGAGAGGATACCTGCCCGTCCAGTCCGTGCTGGAGGCTGACTTCTCCGAGAC cccagcctcctccccGATGCTGCCGCACGCTGACACCCACTCCCGGATCGAGCACTTTGCCAGCAG GCTTGCAGAGATGGAAAACCAGAACTGTTCCTTCTTCAGCGACAGCCTGTCCCCCGATGACAGCCT GGATGAGGACCAGTACCTGCTGCGCCACTCCAGCCCCATCACGGACCGAGAGCCCGCGGGCAGCCAGCAGGTCCCAGGAAGCCTGCCCATGGATGACAAGGGGGAGCTGGAGCGCATCCTGGCCCACCTGGAGGATGAAAACAG GATCCTCCAGGGAGAGCTGAGGCGTTTGAAATGGCAGCACGACGAGGCCGTGGAGTCCCCGACCTTGGCCACGGGCTCCCCCGAGCTGGTGCAAGACCCCCGCAACGACGAGCTCCTGGCGGAAGCACGAATCCTCCGGCAGCACAAGAGCCGCCTGGAGACGCGCATGCAGATCCTGGAGGACCACAACAAGCAGCTGGAGTCCCAGCTGCACCGGctcagagagctgctgctgcag CCTCCGGCAGAGTCAGATGGCAACGGTTCAGCGGCATCTTCCCTGGCTTCATCCCCGCACCAGTCCGAAGGCAGCCAGGCAAAGGAGAAGGAGCACGACACCCCCGACACCGAAACCGCAG ATGAGGTGGAGGCCAAGACGCAAGAGGTCAGCGTGTGCCTGGAGGACATCATGGAGAAGCTGCGGAGCGCCTTCCCCAGCTCTCGAG CGCCCACGGCCAAGAGCGCGGCGgttgcagtgctgcaggcactggCGAGGATGAGGAGGAGCTCTCCTACCTGCAAGGACAGGCGGCCAGAGCTGCGCAGAGGACAGAGCAGCTGA
- the DRP2 gene encoding dystrophin-related protein 2 isoform X2, translated as MQPLVMQEWPYVLPPCPEWHGAAPARHSGAAHPLPQVKGSQDGAGPSCVSPRAPSSVAGPQNPLEMNLCWNEIKKKSHSLRARLEAFSDHSGKLQVPLQEIIDWLGQKDEELSAQLPLRGDVLLVQQEKETHAAFMEEVKSRGPYIYSVLESAQAFLSQHPFEELEEPNSEIKDVSPRHRIQNISRFVWKQANVASELWEKLTARCVDQHRHIERTLEQLLEIKGAMEELSTMLDQAESVRETWEPIGDLFIDSLPEHIQSTKLFKDELSPMKDGVKVVNDLAHQLAISDVHLSMENSRTLEHINTRWKQLQASINERLKQLQDAHRDFGPGSQHFLSSSVQVPWERAISPNKVPYYINHQAQTTCWDHPKMTELYQTLADLNNIKFSAYRTAMKLRRVQKALRLDMVTLATALEIFNEHDLQPSDRAMDVVEVIHCLTALYERLEEERGILVNVPLCVDMSLNWLLNVFDSGRSGKMRALSFKTGIACLCGTEVKEKFQYLFSQVANAGGLCDQRHLGVLLHEAIQVPRQLGEVAAFGGSNVEPSIRSCFRFSHGKSAIEASQFLEWANLEPQSMVWLAVLHRVTMAEQVKHQTKCSVCRQCPIKGFRYRSLKQFNVDICQTCFLTGRASKGNKLHYPIMEYYTPTTSSENMRDFATTLKNKFRSKQYFSKHPQRGYLPVQSVLEADFSETPASSPMLPHADTHSRIEHFASRLAEMENQNCSFFSDSLSPDDSLDEDQYLLRHSSPITDREPAGSQQVPGSLPMDDKGELERILAHLEDENRILQGELRRLKWQHDEAVESPTLATGSPELVQDPRNDELLAEARILRQHKSRLETRMQILEDHNKQLESQLHRLRELLLQPPAESDGNGSAASSLASSPHQSEGSQAKEKEHDTPDTETADEVEAKTQEVSVCLEDIMEKLRSAFPSSRGTRAKSPSLASYCSLR; from the exons ATGCAGCCCCTGGTGATGCAGGAATGGCCTTACGTCCTCCCACCATGTCCTGAGTGGCACGGCGCGGCCCCGGCGCGGCACAGCGGCGCTGCCCACCCGCTGCCTCAG GTTAAAGGCTCTCAGGATGGCGCAGGACCTTCGTGTGTAAGCCCCCGGGCTCCCAGCAGTGTTGCTGGGCCCCAGAACCCTCTGGAGATGAATCTTTGTTGGAACGAGATCAAAAAGAAATCCCACAGCCTTCG GGCTCGGCTGGAGGCCTTCTCCGACCACAGCGGGAAGCTGCAGGTGCCCCTGCAGGAGATCATCGACTGGCTGGGGCAGAAGGATGAGGAGCTGTCGGCGCAGCTGCCTCTGCGCGGGGACGTCCTGCTGgtgcagcaggagaaggagacGCACGCG GCTTTCATGGAAGAAGTGAAGTCCCGGGGGCCATATATTTACTCTGTCCTGGAGTCAGCACAGGCTTTCCTTTCCCAGCATCCGTTTGAGGAACTGGAAGAGCCAAATTCAGAAATCAAAG ATGTCTCTCCCCGGCACCGCATCCAGAACATCAGCCGCTTTGTCTGGAAGCAGGCGAACGTGGCCAGCGAGCTGTGGGAGAAGCTCACGGCCCGCTGCGTGGACCAGCACCGGCACATCGAGCGGAcgctggagcagctgctggagatCAAAGGGGCCATGGAGGAGCTCAGCACGATGCTGGACCAGGCTGAAAGCGTGCGTGAGACCTGGGAGCCCATCGGGGACCTCTTCATCGACTCCTTGCCAGAGCACATCCAGTCGACCAAG ctcttcaaggaCGAGCTCTCTCCCATGAAGGACGGGGTGAAAGTGGTCAATGACCTGGCACACCAGCTCGCCATCTCGGATGTCCACCTGTCCATGGAGAACTCCCGCACTCTGGAGCACATCAACACGCgctggaagcagctgcag GCCTCCATAAACGAACGCCTGAAGCAGCTCCAAGATGCCCACCGGGACTTCGGGCCGGGCTCCCAGCACTTCCTCTCCT CCTCGGTCCAGGTGCCCTGGGAGCGAGCCATCTCCCCCAACAAAGTGCCGTACTACATCAA ccacCAGGCCCAGACAACGTGCTGGGACCACCCCAAGATGACGGAGCTGTACCAGACGCTGG CGGATTTGAACAACATCAAGTTCTCGGCGTATCGGACGGCTATGAAGCTGCGGCGGGTGCAAAAAGCCCTGCGAT TGGACATGGTGACCCTGGCCACAGCCCTGGAAATCTTCAACGAGCACGACCTGCAGCCCAGCGACCGGGCTATGGACGTGGTGGAGGTGATCCACTGCCTGACCGCCCTCTACgagaggctggaggaggagcgGGGCATCCTGGTGAACGTGCCGCTCTGCGTCGACATGAGCCTCAACTGGCTGCTCAACGTCTTTGACAG CGGCCGCAGCGGGAAGATGAGGGCTCTCTCCTTCAAGACGGGCATTGCATGTCTGTGCGGGACGGAGGTCAAGGAGAAGTTCCAGT ACCTCTTCAGCCAAGTGGCGAACGCCGGGGGCCTGTGCGACCAGCGGCACCTGGGTGTCCTGCTCCACGAGGCCATCCAGGTCCCGCGCCAGCTGGGGGAGGTGGCGGCCTTCGGGGGCAGCAACGTGGAGCCCAGCATCCGCAGCTGCTTCCGATTC AGCCACGGCAAGTCTGCCATCGAGGCGTCCCAGTTCCTGGAGTGGGCCAACCTGGAGCCGCAGTCCATGGTGTGGCTGGCCGTGCTGCACCGCGTCACCATGGCCGAGCAGGTGAAGCACCAGACCAAGTGCTCCGTCTGCCGGCAGTGCCCCATCAAGGGCTTCAG GTATCGGAGCCTGAAGCAGTTCAACGTGGATATCTGCCAGACCTGCTTCCTCACCGGGCGAGCCAGCAAGGGCAACAAGCTGCACTACCCCATCATGGAGTACTACACCCCG ACCACCTCCAGCGAGAACATGCGGGACTTTGCCACCACGCTGAAGAACAAGTTTCGCTCCAAGCAGTACTTCAGCAAGCACCCGCAGAGAGGATACCTGCCCGTCCAGTCCGTGCTGGAGGCTGACTTCTCCGAGAC cccagcctcctccccGATGCTGCCGCACGCTGACACCCACTCCCGGATCGAGCACTTTGCCAGCAG GCTTGCAGAGATGGAAAACCAGAACTGTTCCTTCTTCAGCGACAGCCTGTCCCCCGATGACAGCCT GGATGAGGACCAGTACCTGCTGCGCCACTCCAGCCCCATCACGGACCGAGAGCCCGCGGGCAGCCAGCAGGTCCCAGGAAGCCTGCCCATGGATGACAAGGGGGAGCTGGAGCGCATCCTGGCCCACCTGGAGGATGAAAACAG GATCCTCCAGGGAGAGCTGAGGCGTTTGAAATGGCAGCACGACGAGGCCGTGGAGTCCCCGACCTTGGCCACGGGCTCCCCCGAGCTGGTGCAAGACCCCCGCAACGACGAGCTCCTGGCGGAAGCACGAATCCTCCGGCAGCACAAGAGCCGCCTGGAGACGCGCATGCAGATCCTGGAGGACCACAACAAGCAGCTGGAGTCCCAGCTGCACCGGctcagagagctgctgctgcag CCTCCGGCAGAGTCAGATGGCAACGGTTCAGCGGCATCTTCCCTGGCTTCATCCCCGCACCAGTCCGAAGGCAGCCAGGCAAAGGAGAAGGAGCACGACACCCCCGACACCGAAACCGCAG ATGAGGTGGAGGCCAAGACGCAAGAGGTCAGCGTGTGCCTGGAGGACATCATGGAGAAGCTGCGGAGCGCCTTCCCCAGCTCTCGAGGTACTCGAGCGAAATCCCCCTCTCTGGCCTCCTACTGCTCCCTCAGATGA
- the DRP2 gene encoding dystrophin-related protein 2 isoform X3, whose translation MQPLVMQEWPYVLPPCPEWHGAAPARHSGAAHPLPQVKGSQDGAGPSCVSPRAPSSVAGPQNPLEMNLCWNEIKKKSHSLRARLEAFSDHSGKLQVPLQEIIDWLGQKDEELSAQLPLRGDVLLVQQEKETHAAFMEEVKSRGPYIYSVLESAQAFLSQHPFEELEEPNSEIKDVSPRHRIQNISRFVWKQANVASELWEKLTARCVDQHRHIERTLEQLLEIKGAMEELSTMLDQAESVRETWEPIGDLFIDSLPEHIQSTKLFKDELSPMKDGVKVVNDLAHQLAISDVHLSMENSRTLEHINTRWKQLQASINERLKQLQDAHRDFGPGSQHFLSSSVQVPWERAISPNKVPYYINHQAQTTCWDHPKMTELYQTLADLNNIKFSAYRTAMKLRRVQKALRLDMVTLATALEIFNEHDLQPSDRAMDVVEVIHCLTALYERLEEERGILVNVPLCVDMSLNWLLNVFDSGRSGKMRALSFKTGIACLCGTEVKEKFQYLFSQVANAGGLCDQRHLGVLLHEAIQVPRQLGEVAAFGGSNVEPSIRSCFRFSHGKSAIEASQFLEWANLEPQSMVWLAVLHRVTMAEQVKHQTKCSVCRQCPIKGFRYRSLKQFNVDICQTCFLTGRASKGNKLHYPIMEYYTPTTSSENMRDFATTLKNKFRSKQYFSKHPQRGYLPVQSVLEADFSETPASSPMLPHADTHSRIEHFASRLAEMENQNCSFFSDSLSPDDSLDEDQYLLRHSSPITDREPAGSQQVPGSLPMDDKGELERILAHLEDENRILQGELRRLKWQHDEAVESPTLATGSPELVQDPRNDELLAEARILRQHKSRLETRMQILEDHNKQLESQLHRLRELLLQPPAESDGNGSAASSLASSPHQSEGSQAKEKEHDTPDTETADEVEAKTQEVSVCLEDIMEKLRSAFPSSRGMTSLI comes from the exons ATGCAGCCCCTGGTGATGCAGGAATGGCCTTACGTCCTCCCACCATGTCCTGAGTGGCACGGCGCGGCCCCGGCGCGGCACAGCGGCGCTGCCCACCCGCTGCCTCAG GTTAAAGGCTCTCAGGATGGCGCAGGACCTTCGTGTGTAAGCCCCCGGGCTCCCAGCAGTGTTGCTGGGCCCCAGAACCCTCTGGAGATGAATCTTTGTTGGAACGAGATCAAAAAGAAATCCCACAGCCTTCG GGCTCGGCTGGAGGCCTTCTCCGACCACAGCGGGAAGCTGCAGGTGCCCCTGCAGGAGATCATCGACTGGCTGGGGCAGAAGGATGAGGAGCTGTCGGCGCAGCTGCCTCTGCGCGGGGACGTCCTGCTGgtgcagcaggagaaggagacGCACGCG GCTTTCATGGAAGAAGTGAAGTCCCGGGGGCCATATATTTACTCTGTCCTGGAGTCAGCACAGGCTTTCCTTTCCCAGCATCCGTTTGAGGAACTGGAAGAGCCAAATTCAGAAATCAAAG ATGTCTCTCCCCGGCACCGCATCCAGAACATCAGCCGCTTTGTCTGGAAGCAGGCGAACGTGGCCAGCGAGCTGTGGGAGAAGCTCACGGCCCGCTGCGTGGACCAGCACCGGCACATCGAGCGGAcgctggagcagctgctggagatCAAAGGGGCCATGGAGGAGCTCAGCACGATGCTGGACCAGGCTGAAAGCGTGCGTGAGACCTGGGAGCCCATCGGGGACCTCTTCATCGACTCCTTGCCAGAGCACATCCAGTCGACCAAG ctcttcaaggaCGAGCTCTCTCCCATGAAGGACGGGGTGAAAGTGGTCAATGACCTGGCACACCAGCTCGCCATCTCGGATGTCCACCTGTCCATGGAGAACTCCCGCACTCTGGAGCACATCAACACGCgctggaagcagctgcag GCCTCCATAAACGAACGCCTGAAGCAGCTCCAAGATGCCCACCGGGACTTCGGGCCGGGCTCCCAGCACTTCCTCTCCT CCTCGGTCCAGGTGCCCTGGGAGCGAGCCATCTCCCCCAACAAAGTGCCGTACTACATCAA ccacCAGGCCCAGACAACGTGCTGGGACCACCCCAAGATGACGGAGCTGTACCAGACGCTGG CGGATTTGAACAACATCAAGTTCTCGGCGTATCGGACGGCTATGAAGCTGCGGCGGGTGCAAAAAGCCCTGCGAT TGGACATGGTGACCCTGGCCACAGCCCTGGAAATCTTCAACGAGCACGACCTGCAGCCCAGCGACCGGGCTATGGACGTGGTGGAGGTGATCCACTGCCTGACCGCCCTCTACgagaggctggaggaggagcgGGGCATCCTGGTGAACGTGCCGCTCTGCGTCGACATGAGCCTCAACTGGCTGCTCAACGTCTTTGACAG CGGCCGCAGCGGGAAGATGAGGGCTCTCTCCTTCAAGACGGGCATTGCATGTCTGTGCGGGACGGAGGTCAAGGAGAAGTTCCAGT ACCTCTTCAGCCAAGTGGCGAACGCCGGGGGCCTGTGCGACCAGCGGCACCTGGGTGTCCTGCTCCACGAGGCCATCCAGGTCCCGCGCCAGCTGGGGGAGGTGGCGGCCTTCGGGGGCAGCAACGTGGAGCCCAGCATCCGCAGCTGCTTCCGATTC AGCCACGGCAAGTCTGCCATCGAGGCGTCCCAGTTCCTGGAGTGGGCCAACCTGGAGCCGCAGTCCATGGTGTGGCTGGCCGTGCTGCACCGCGTCACCATGGCCGAGCAGGTGAAGCACCAGACCAAGTGCTCCGTCTGCCGGCAGTGCCCCATCAAGGGCTTCAG GTATCGGAGCCTGAAGCAGTTCAACGTGGATATCTGCCAGACCTGCTTCCTCACCGGGCGAGCCAGCAAGGGCAACAAGCTGCACTACCCCATCATGGAGTACTACACCCCG ACCACCTCCAGCGAGAACATGCGGGACTTTGCCACCACGCTGAAGAACAAGTTTCGCTCCAAGCAGTACTTCAGCAAGCACCCGCAGAGAGGATACCTGCCCGTCCAGTCCGTGCTGGAGGCTGACTTCTCCGAGAC cccagcctcctccccGATGCTGCCGCACGCTGACACCCACTCCCGGATCGAGCACTTTGCCAGCAG GCTTGCAGAGATGGAAAACCAGAACTGTTCCTTCTTCAGCGACAGCCTGTCCCCCGATGACAGCCT GGATGAGGACCAGTACCTGCTGCGCCACTCCAGCCCCATCACGGACCGAGAGCCCGCGGGCAGCCAGCAGGTCCCAGGAAGCCTGCCCATGGATGACAAGGGGGAGCTGGAGCGCATCCTGGCCCACCTGGAGGATGAAAACAG GATCCTCCAGGGAGAGCTGAGGCGTTTGAAATGGCAGCACGACGAGGCCGTGGAGTCCCCGACCTTGGCCACGGGCTCCCCCGAGCTGGTGCAAGACCCCCGCAACGACGAGCTCCTGGCGGAAGCACGAATCCTCCGGCAGCACAAGAGCCGCCTGGAGACGCGCATGCAGATCCTGGAGGACCACAACAAGCAGCTGGAGTCCCAGCTGCACCGGctcagagagctgctgctgcag CCTCCGGCAGAGTCAGATGGCAACGGTTCAGCGGCATCTTCCCTGGCTTCATCCCCGCACCAGTCCGAAGGCAGCCAGGCAAAGGAGAAGGAGCACGACACCCCCGACACCGAAACCGCAG ATGAGGTGGAGGCCAAGACGCAAGAGGTCAGCGTGTGCCTGGAGGACATCATGGAGAAGCTGCGGAGCGCCTTCCCCAGCTCTCGAG GTATGACCTCCCTTATCTAA